Proteins from one Salaquimonas pukyongi genomic window:
- a CDS encoding M23 family metallopeptidase, with amino-acid sequence MQDGDKNIEADFLGDAEPLQARRTPAESDRRGISFRWFGGSIMTGLASVSLMGGALYTALDGRENLAIPAQAYEKEDPENGTGAARIEKSGRPYLTAALPETPEPGKVFMVPTVTREGDQDVVKLKPFMHLDLPLAAVPRREVDYPRFDPLAIFSENGKAEPIAYTAEQIYGADVEGEISLKIEPYPLGDPNISVVSRQTSEDIESIVRNTAPTLDVGATALTSVPYFDAARFSAEDSSVLSTPGLTITAENVSVISRVDPEAYPGMRYLERKAAVKSELPIALVLQGEGLGESEAIEFANAIAANLASENFLGGDRLMMSFLAMPEKDGGGQSLARISVYRDGRHMVSVVRKKSGALAYAAPPDTAPGETGSKGPKPPVLLARNKLPNIYNAVYRAALNEGLDVETVNRLIRIIAFDVDFRTQITTQDRLELFLSLEEGQNALTENAEILYAGVTLGDITRQYYRFGDPETGAVDYYDETGKSAKQFLLRQPVPNGVFRSPYGMRRHPITRVRKMHWGVDWSAPRGTPILAAGNGIVEKAGWAGGSGKRTILRHANGYETYYLHQTSFAKGIKPGVRVRQGQVIGYVGSTGLSTGPHLHYEVHVNNNRVNPMKIKLPRGKVFRGEELVAFENERNRIDALLEERRLAGAQFAGN; translated from the coding sequence ATGCAGGACGGCGACAAGAACATCGAAGCGGACTTCCTGGGAGATGCCGAACCGCTCCAGGCGCGGCGTACGCCGGCCGAGTCCGACCGCAGGGGCATCTCCTTCCGCTGGTTCGGTGGCTCGATCATGACCGGCCTTGCTTCCGTCTCGCTGATGGGCGGTGCCTTGTACACCGCACTGGACGGCCGCGAAAATCTGGCAATTCCCGCCCAGGCCTATGAGAAGGAAGATCCTGAAAACGGGACTGGTGCCGCCCGGATTGAAAAGAGCGGCAGGCCGTACCTAACCGCCGCGCTCCCCGAAACCCCCGAACCCGGAAAGGTGTTCATGGTGCCCACGGTCACCCGTGAAGGCGATCAGGATGTGGTCAAGCTGAAACCGTTCATGCACCTTGACCTGCCGCTTGCCGCTGTGCCGAGGCGCGAAGTCGATTATCCCCGCTTCGATCCCTTGGCGATCTTCTCCGAAAACGGCAAGGCCGAACCGATCGCCTACACCGCCGAACAGATTTACGGCGCCGATGTGGAAGGGGAAATTTCCCTGAAGATCGAGCCCTACCCGCTGGGCGATCCCAACATCTCCGTCGTCAGCCGCCAGACTTCCGAGGACATTGAAAGCATCGTCCGCAACACTGCGCCAACGCTCGATGTTGGTGCGACCGCGCTGACATCCGTACCCTATTTCGATGCCGCCCGGTTTTCCGCCGAAGACAGCTCCGTGCTCTCCACGCCTGGTCTGACGATCACGGCAGAGAACGTTTCGGTCATCAGCCGCGTCGATCCCGAAGCCTATCCCGGCATGCGCTACCTCGAGCGCAAGGCGGCCGTGAAGTCGGAACTGCCAATAGCGCTGGTGCTTCAGGGCGAGGGACTGGGAGAGTCGGAAGCAATCGAGTTTGCAAACGCCATCGCCGCCAACCTTGCCTCGGAAAACTTCCTTGGTGGCGACCGCCTGATGATGTCGTTTCTGGCCATGCCGGAGAAAGATGGCGGAGGCCAGTCACTTGCCCGCATCAGCGTCTACCGCGATGGAAGGCACATGGTTTCCGTCGTGCGCAAGAAGTCCGGTGCGCTTGCCTATGCCGCCCCGCCGGACACGGCACCCGGCGAAACCGGCAGCAAGGGTCCCAAACCGCCAGTGCTGCTTGCCCGCAACAAGCTTCCCAACATCTACAATGCGGTTTATCGCGCAGCGCTCAACGAAGGCCTCGACGTGGAAACCGTGAACCGGCTGATTCGCATTATCGCCTTTGACGTGGACTTTCGCACACAGATCACCACCCAGGACCGGCTCGAACTCTTTCTTTCACTGGAAGAGGGCCAAAATGCCCTGACCGAAAATGCCGAAATTCTTTATGCCGGCGTAACCCTTGGCGACATTACCCGCCAATACTACCGCTTCGGCGATCCTGAAACCGGCGCCGTCGATTATTATGACGAGACCGGAAAGAGCGCCAAACAGTTCCTGCTGCGCCAGCCGGTTCCCAATGGGGTATTCCGTTCGCCCTATGGCATGCGCCGCCATCCGATTACCCGGGTCAGAAAAATGCACTGGGGCGTCGATTGGTCAGCGCCCCGGGGCACGCCGATTCTGGCCGCCGGCAACGGCATTGTCGAAAAAGCCGGCTGGGCCGGCGGCAGCGGCAAGCGCACCATTCTTCGCCATGCCAACGGATATGAGACCTATTATCTGCACCAGACATCCTTCGCCAAGGGCATCAAGCCGGGCGTTCGCGTTCGTCAGGGACAGGTAATCGGCTATGTCGGCTCGACGGGCCTGTCCACCGGGCCGCACCTTCACTACGAGGTGCACGTCAACAACAACAGGGTAAATCCGATGAAGATCAAGCTGCCGCGCGGCAAGGTCTTCCGCGGCGAGGAACTGGTGGCTTTCGAAAACGAACGCAACCGCATCGACGCCCTGCTTGAAGAACGCCGCCTCGCAGGTGCCCAGTTCGCCGGCAACTGA
- a CDS encoding MmcQ/YjbR family DNA-binding protein, with protein sequence MKLEAYNRFCEKLPATSHVVQWGGAHVWKVGGKVFAIGGWNDGAAEDAPELFVTFKVSELAYDILKEQPGCRPAPYLASRGMKWIQRVSSDSLDDAALKDYVKESHRIVASGLPKRKRAELGL encoded by the coding sequence TTGAAGCTGGAAGCGTATAACCGGTTCTGCGAGAAGCTGCCTGCCACCAGCCATGTGGTCCAGTGGGGTGGTGCCCATGTGTGGAAGGTCGGCGGCAAGGTCTTTGCCATTGGCGGCTGGAATGATGGCGCCGCCGAAGACGCGCCGGAACTGTTCGTAACCTTCAAGGTTTCCGAATTGGCCTATGATATCTTGAAGGAGCAGCCGGGCTGCAGGCCCGCGCCCTATCTGGCATCCCGCGGCATGAAGTGGATACAGCGTGTATCTTCCGACAGCCTGGATGATGCGGCATTGAAGGATTATGTGAAGGAAAGCCATCGCATCGTCGCTTCGGGATTGCCGAAACGCAAGCGGGCCGAACTGGGGCTTTAG